A single Phragmites australis chromosome 4, lpPhrAust1.1, whole genome shotgun sequence DNA region contains:
- the LOC133916451 gene encoding SH3 domain-containing protein 2-like isoform X2: MEALKKQASKLREHIAKQQQAVLKQFSARYNQDPSLVDEAELEYHQNLQRLYSTTRAAKHFQRNIVRGVEGFIAVSTKQMEIVKKLAEDCCKYGNDNQHFGFVLARASVEFGKSHSQIEEERENLLKVLGEEVFEPLREMIMSAPLEDARLLTYRYQRIRQDMESQIADVMRKQLKSKESNGNKDSSVKLQHAESKLSELRTTLAALGREATAAMEAVEAQQQQVTFDRLLAMVDAERAYHQNAADILNKLHDEVATNGWSEGECKGKAGWFPSAYVELRDKAPASKVDATNDLVTLLSLSSTKIEKSEDAIEAPRPSMSAWAKETWWLDPSIQLHLKSEP, from the exons ATGGAGGCGCTGAAGAAGCAGGCCAGCAAGCTCCGGGAGCACATCGCCAAGCAGCAGCAG GCGGTTCTCAAACAGTTCAGTGCGCGCTATAATCAGGATCCTTCTCTTGTCGATGAAGCGGAGCTTGAGTACCACCAGAATCTCCAGAGGCTTTACAGTACTACAAGAGCAGCTAAA CATTTCCAGCGAAATATTGTACGGGGTGTGGAAGGTTTCATTGCTGTTAGCACCAAACAGATGGAGATAG TGAAAAAACTAGCTGAGGATTGTTGCAAATATGGAAACGACAATCAACATTTTGGCTTTGTTCTTGCAAGGGCGTCTGTGGAGTTTGGTAAATCCCATAGCCAGATTGAGGAAGAGCGGGAGAATCTTCTAAAAGTTCTTGGAGAGGAG GTTTTTGAGCCTCTCCGGGAAATGATAATGAGCGCTCCTCTTGAAGATGCTCGTTTGTTAACCTACCGTTACCAACGGATAAGACAAGACATGGAGTCTCAG atagctGATGTGATGAGAAAGCAACTTAAGTCCAAGGAGAGTAATGGTAATAAAGATAGTTCTGTGAAACTGCAACATGCAGAATCAAAATTATCAGAACTTCGAACTACACTGGCAGCATTAGGAAGAGAGGCAACTGCAGCTATGGAGGCTGTAGAGGCTCAACAACAACAGGTTACCTTTGACCGGCTCCTTGCAATG GTTGATGCTGAGAGAGCTTATCATCAAAATGCTGCTGATATTCTGAATAAACTCCATGATGAG GTGGCAACAAATGGTTGGTCGGAAGGGGAATGCAAGGGAAAGGCTGGCTGGTTTCCATCTGCCTATGTAGAGCTGAGGGACAAAGCCCCGGCAAGCAAG GTTGATGCAACCAATGATCTAGTTACGCTGCTGTCGTTGTCCTCAACGAAAATAGAGAAGTCAGAGGACGCAATTGAAGCGCCCAGGCCCAGCATGTCTGCGTGGGCAAAAGAAACTTGGTGGTTGGATCCCTCGATCCAACTTCATCTGAAGTCTGAACCTTAA
- the LOC133916451 gene encoding SH3 domain-containing protein 2-like isoform X3, whose protein sequence is MEALKKQASKLREHIAKQQQAVLKQFSARYNQDPSLVDEAELEYHQNLQRLYSTTRAAKHFQRNIVRGVEGFIAVSTKQMEIVKKLAEDCCKYGNDNQHFGFVLARASVEFGKSHSQIEEERENLLKVLGEEVFEPLREMIMSAPLEDARLLTYRYQRIRQDMESQIADVMRKQLKSKESNGNKDSSVKLQHAESKLSELRTTLAALGREATAAMEAVEAQQQQVTFDRLLAMVDAERAYHQNAADILNKLHDEVATNGWSEGECKGKAGWFPSAYVELRDKAPASKAASYGGPPLMCGLRSTPVGQLDRRLRHPIRKACPDSLGESPCRE, encoded by the exons ATGGAGGCGCTGAAGAAGCAGGCCAGCAAGCTCCGGGAGCACATCGCCAAGCAGCAGCAG GCGGTTCTCAAACAGTTCAGTGCGCGCTATAATCAGGATCCTTCTCTTGTCGATGAAGCGGAGCTTGAGTACCACCAGAATCTCCAGAGGCTTTACAGTACTACAAGAGCAGCTAAA CATTTCCAGCGAAATATTGTACGGGGTGTGGAAGGTTTCATTGCTGTTAGCACCAAACAGATGGAGATAG TGAAAAAACTAGCTGAGGATTGTTGCAAATATGGAAACGACAATCAACATTTTGGCTTTGTTCTTGCAAGGGCGTCTGTGGAGTTTGGTAAATCCCATAGCCAGATTGAGGAAGAGCGGGAGAATCTTCTAAAAGTTCTTGGAGAGGAG GTTTTTGAGCCTCTCCGGGAAATGATAATGAGCGCTCCTCTTGAAGATGCTCGTTTGTTAACCTACCGTTACCAACGGATAAGACAAGACATGGAGTCTCAG atagctGATGTGATGAGAAAGCAACTTAAGTCCAAGGAGAGTAATGGTAATAAAGATAGTTCTGTGAAACTGCAACATGCAGAATCAAAATTATCAGAACTTCGAACTACACTGGCAGCATTAGGAAGAGAGGCAACTGCAGCTATGGAGGCTGTAGAGGCTCAACAACAACAGGTTACCTTTGACCGGCTCCTTGCAATG GTTGATGCTGAGAGAGCTTATCATCAAAATGCTGCTGATATTCTGAATAAACTCCATGATGAG GTGGCAACAAATGGTTGGTCGGAAGGGGAATGCAAGGGAAAGGCTGGCTGGTTTCCATCTGCCTATGTAGAGCTGAGGGACAAAGCCCCGGCAAGCAAG GCTGCCAGCTATGGAGGTCCACCATTGATGTGCGGATTGCGATCGACGCCAGTGGGCCAGCTTGATCGTCGGCTGCGACACCCAATCCGCAAGGCATGCCCAGACTCGCTTGGTGAATCTCCATGTAGAGAATAG
- the LOC133916452 gene encoding cytosolic enolase 3-like → MSVQEYLEKHLLPRKIEEAVNAAVRAKAPDPVLFIAGHMRRAAPAVITRVRARQILDGRGAPAVEVELRTNKAVHRASAAGAAAPEGAAAGAAGDAERRRNLARAVANAVRVINDKVSEALVGMDPQQQAQIDQAIMDLDKARHKAELEANAMLAVSIAACKAGAAEKEVPLYKHIADLVGKSATTLPVPALTVINGGKHAGNALPIQEIMVLPVGAKNFEEAMQMGSETYHHLKDIILEKYGSDSCNIGDDGGFAPNISSISEGLDLVIAAIERAGYNGRIKLAIDVAATDFCAGKKYDLEFKSSKKSGQNFKTGDDMIEMYSQLCSEYPLVSIEQPFDKYDWEHSKKLTTLELCQVVGDDLLMSDPERIKRAVNEYTCNALVLEANQVGTVTEAIEVVKQAKDAHWGVMVSHRSGDTEDSFIADLAAGAAAGQIKAGAPCRGECLAKYNQLLRIEDELGSESVYAGENWRTASTS, encoded by the exons ATGTCGGTGCAGGAGTACCTGGAGAAGCACCTGCTCCCGCGCAAGATCGAGGAGGCCGTGAACGCGGCGGTTCGCGCCAAGGCCCCTGACCCGGTGCTCTTCATCGCCGGCCACATGCGGCGGGCGGCTCCCGCCGTGATCACGAGGGTGCGGGCGCGCCAGATCCTGGACGGGCGCGGCGCCCCGGCCGTGGAGGTCGAGCTGCGCACCAACAAGGCCGTGCACCGGGCGTCcgcggccggcgccgccgctcccgagggcgccgccgccggcgcggctGGGGACGCGGAGAGGCGGAGGAACCTCGCCAGGGCGGTCGCCAACGCAGTGCGGGTGATCAACGACAAGGTGTCGGAGGCGCTCGTGGGGATGGATCCGCAGCAGCAGGCGCAGATCGACCAGGCCATCATGGACCTGGACAAGGCGCGCCACAAG GCTGAGCTTGAAGCAAATGCTATGCTGGCAGTATCAATTGCAGCTTGTAAAGCTGGTGCTGCTGAAAAAGAG GTTCCACTCTACAAGCATATAGCAGATCTTGTTGGCAAAAGCGCTACAACGCTTCCCGTCCCTGCACTTACAGTCATTAATGGTGGAAAACATGCTGGAAATGCTCTTCCCATTCAA GAAATTATGGTCCTTCCCGTTGGTGCCAAGAACTTTGAAGAAGCTATGCAGATGGGTTCCGAGACATATCATCATCTCAAG GACATTATCTTGGAGAAATATGGTTCAGACAGTTGCAACATTGGAGATGATGGTGGCTTTGCACCAAATATTTCCAG CATTTCTGAAGGCTTGGATCTTGTCATTGCGGCAATAGAGAGAGCTGGATATAATGGAAGAATAAAATTGGCCATTGATGTTGCTGCTACTGATTTTTGTGCAG GAAAGAAATATGATCTGGAGTTTAAGTCATCAAAGAAATCAGGGCAGAACTTCAAAACTGGAGATGATATGATTGAGATGTATAGCCAGCTTTGTTCAG AGTACCCACTTGTCTCCATCGAACAGCCCTTTGACAAATATGACTGGGAGCACTCAAAAAAGCTGACTACTCTAGAGCTGTGTCAG GTTGTTGGGGATGACTTATTGATGTCCGATCCCGAACGCATTAAGCGGGCAGTAAATGAATACACTTGCAACGCTCTTGTTCTCGAG GCAAATCAAGTGGGAACTGTCACTGAGGCCATAGAGGTTGTGAAGCAGGCAAAGGATGCTCATTGGGGTGTGATGGTGTCGCATAGGTCTGGAGATACTGAGGATTCTTTCATCGCTGACCTGGCTGCTGGTGCTGCAGCCGGACAGATCAAAGCTGGTGCCCCCTGCCGTGGAGAATGTCTCGCTAAATACAATCAG CTGCTTAGAATAGAGGACGAACTTGGAAGCGAAAGTGTTTATGCCGGGGAAAATTGGAGAACTGCGAGCACGAGCTGA
- the LOC133916451 gene encoding SH3 domain-containing protein 2-like isoform X1 has translation MEALKKQASKLREHIAKQQQAVLKQFSARYNQDPSLVDEAELEYHQNLQRLYSTTRAAKHFQRNIVRGVEGFIAVSTKQMEIVKKLAEDCCKYGNDNQHFGFVLARASVEFGKSHSQIEEERENLLKVLGEEVFEPLREMIMSAPLEDARLLTYRYQRIRQDMESQIADVMRKQLKSKESNGNKDSSVKLQHAESKLSELRTTLAALGREATAAMEAVEAQQQQVTFDRLLAMVDAERAYHQNAADILNKLHDEMLHSKHHNESTNHYDEQSSVPESETAPTHVNSHSTVLTKPSESIGNGQEVHFVGEVIHPFDAQADGELSISVGDYVVVRQVATNGWSEGECKGKAGWFPSAYVELRDKAPASKVIEPGLLTT, from the exons ATGGAGGCGCTGAAGAAGCAGGCCAGCAAGCTCCGGGAGCACATCGCCAAGCAGCAGCAG GCGGTTCTCAAACAGTTCAGTGCGCGCTATAATCAGGATCCTTCTCTTGTCGATGAAGCGGAGCTTGAGTACCACCAGAATCTCCAGAGGCTTTACAGTACTACAAGAGCAGCTAAA CATTTCCAGCGAAATATTGTACGGGGTGTGGAAGGTTTCATTGCTGTTAGCACCAAACAGATGGAGATAG TGAAAAAACTAGCTGAGGATTGTTGCAAATATGGAAACGACAATCAACATTTTGGCTTTGTTCTTGCAAGGGCGTCTGTGGAGTTTGGTAAATCCCATAGCCAGATTGAGGAAGAGCGGGAGAATCTTCTAAAAGTTCTTGGAGAGGAG GTTTTTGAGCCTCTCCGGGAAATGATAATGAGCGCTCCTCTTGAAGATGCTCGTTTGTTAACCTACCGTTACCAACGGATAAGACAAGACATGGAGTCTCAG atagctGATGTGATGAGAAAGCAACTTAAGTCCAAGGAGAGTAATGGTAATAAAGATAGTTCTGTGAAACTGCAACATGCAGAATCAAAATTATCAGAACTTCGAACTACACTGGCAGCATTAGGAAGAGAGGCAACTGCAGCTATGGAGGCTGTAGAGGCTCAACAACAACAGGTTACCTTTGACCGGCTCCTTGCAATG GTTGATGCTGAGAGAGCTTATCATCAAAATGCTGCTGATATTCTGAATAAACTCCATGATGAG ATGCTCCATTCGAAACATCATAATGAGTCCACAAACCACTATGATGAACAGTCATCAGTGCCTGAATCTGAAACAGCCCCAACACACGTGAACTCACATAGCACAGTATTAACTAAACCTAGCGAATCCATAGGGAATGGTCAAGAGGTGCATTTTGTTGGGGAG GTTATTCATCCATTTGATGCTCAGGCTGATGGTGAGCTCAGTATTTCCGTGGGTGACTATGTTGTGGTCCGCCAG GTGGCAACAAATGGTTGGTCGGAAGGGGAATGCAAGGGAAAGGCTGGCTGGTTTCCATCTGCCTATGTAGAGCTGAGGGACAAAGCCCCGGCAAGCAAGGTGATAGAGCCTGGACTTCTGACTACTTGA
- the LOC133916453 gene encoding 17.9 kDa class I heat shock protein-like has translation MSLIRRSNVFDPFSLDLWDPFEGFPFGSGSSGSLFPSFLRTNSETATFAGARIDWKETPEAHVFKADVPGLKKEEVKVEVEDDNILQISGERNKEQEEKTDTWHRVERSSGKFLRRFRLPENAKTQQISASMENGVLTVTVPKEEVKKPEVKSIQISG, from the coding sequence ATGTCGCTGATCCGCCGCAGCAACGTGTTCGACCCCTTCTCCCTCGACCTTTGGGACCCCTTCGAGGGCTTCCCCTTCGGCTCCGGCAGCAGCGGCAGCCTCTTCCCCTCGTTTCTCCGCACCAACTCCGAGACCGCAACCTTCGCCGGCGCGCGCATCGACTGGAAGGAAACCCCAGAGGCGCACGTGTTCAAGGCGGATGTGCCGGGGCtgaagaaggaggaggtgaaggtggaggtggaggacgaCAACATCCTCCAGATCAGCGGCGAGCGCAACAAGGAGCAGGAGGAGAAGACGGACACCTGGCACCGCGTGGAGCGCAGCAGCGGCAAGTTCCTGCGCCGGTTCCGGCTGCCCGAGAACGCCAAGACGCAGCAGATCAGTGCGTCCATGGAGAACGGCGTGCTCACCGTCACCGTGCCCAAGGAGGAGGTCAAGAAGCCCGAGGTGAAGTCCATCCAGATCTCCGGCTAG
- the LOC133916454 gene encoding LIM domain-containing protein WLIM2a-like — MFSGTQQKCKVCTKTVYPMDQLSTDGVVFHRSCFKCQHCKSTLSLSNYSSFEGVPYCKAHFEQLFKETGSYNKNFQSQSSAKSTPEKLAPELTRSPSKAARMFSGTQDKCATCGKTAYPLEKVTVEEKAYHKTCFKCSHGGCAISPSNYAALEGILYCKHHFSQLFKEKGSYNHLIKCASVKRTTKAQPAADSS, encoded by the exons ATGTTTAGCGGGACGCAGCAGAAGTGCAAGGTGTGCACCAAGACGGTGTACCCGATGGACCAGCTCTCCACCGACGGCGTTGTCTTCCACCGCTCCTGCTTCAAGTGCCAACACTGCAAGTCCACCCTCTCC CTGAGCAACTATTCCTCGTTCGAAGGAGTGCCGTACTGCAAGGCCCATTTCGAGCAGCTGTTCAAGGAGACTGGGAGCTACAACAAGAACTTCCAATCACAATCAT CCGCGAAGAGTACTCCGGAGAAGTTGGCTCCTGAGCTG ACTAGATCGCCAAGCAAAGCTGCAAGGATGTTTTCAGGAACACAAGACAAGTGTGCAACTTGCGGTAAAACCGCATATCCTCTTGAGAAG GTAACAGTTGAAGAAAAGGCCTACCATAAGACCTGCTTCAAATGCTCCCACGGGGGCTGTGCCATTTCACCGTCCAACTATGCAGCCTTGGAGGGCATCCTCTACTGCAAACACCATTTCTCTCAACTTTTCAAGGAGAAGGGAAGCTACAATCATCTGATCAAGTGCGCATCTGTCAAGCGCACCACCAAAGCACAACCAGCCGCTGATTCCTCCTGA